Genomic DNA from Schistocerca americana isolate TAMUIC-IGC-003095 chromosome 6, iqSchAmer2.1, whole genome shotgun sequence:
GGCTCGAAGTAGTCCACCAAGGGCAAACGATCTTCTCCTCCGCCAACTCGGCGATCCTCTTAGACAGTATTGCTATGCGACACCTTAGCCCGGCTGGCCTGAGTGTCGCCAgggcgcaccaccaaccgtttttctgcgttgGACTCCATAGACCGACAGCACAAGCCAGCCAGTGCTTCTGtgcaccccatggagcaggatcttcCTGCATTTGTGCCCTGAAGCAGTGACTCTTCGCAGGCTGACACtcggcagccaccgaggtgacactCCGTCTCGTCCACATCGTGACTATCCTCCACTCGAACGTTCgcagccttcggtcccacaaagaggatttatggcagCTTTTAGCATTGCAGCATCCTCTTGTACGCTGCCTTTAGCAAACGAAATCGCACTCTCTCGACAACTTTAAGCTTTGATATTCCTTCCTGGGTCGTTTTGAAATTCCCCCTggggtcggcattccatctcattggggtgtcatgctgctcatagggtatgacattcatagtcaacccatcttcctgattacccatcttcaagctgttgcaattcCCTTTTAtcttcctcacctgactttttcccctTGTACCGTTTATATTCCTTGggcatttgatgtcaccagggcagacttccttgaGGTTATTGGGCAGCTAACTCCTACATTTCTGCTACTCGGCGACGTTAATGAACACCATCCCCTTTGTGGTTCTCCCAGAAGCTGTCGGAGAGATTCCCTCTTGACTGACCTCCTTAATCAACTCGACCTCTCTTCTGCCTTAACAGTGAAGCACCCACATTCCTGTCTGACTCCTCCCACACACATTCCCATATGGACCTATACTTCTGAACTTCCCAGCTCTCCCATCGTCTTGTGTGGTCCATTCTTTGTGACACCTACTTGAGtgtccatttcccatgtgctatcagtTTGCTGATATCTACCTGACCTGTGTGCACACCCAATTGGCACCTTACTAAGCctgactggcggctttactcctccctggcgaccttcaaagaACAGTATTTTCCCAGCTGTGATGACCAGGTGCAATATCTCACAAATGTTAACCTTACTGGTGCAGAACATTCCAGTCCTCGCAATTActctttaccacgtcgtgtcccagtcccttagtggactgaggcatgccgcgacgcaattcgcgcacgGAGATGTTCTCTCCGCGTTTTTACTGCCATCCTATGATGACAAATTGCATACATTAAAAGCAGATGCGTGCAGTGTATCGTTGCGTTCTTCGGGAAAGCAAAAAAACTAGATGGATtgcattcactagttcttttaacagttccacctctTCCTCTGTCATGTGGACCAACTTCAAACGActgtctgggaccaagatccattttcAAATTTCTGGCTTCAAAGTACCAGATGATATCATCGTGGACACTATTGCTATCTCAAATACTTTGGGTCGCCATTTTGTTGACCTGTTGAGTTCTTCCCACTATCACtttgccttcctccaccagaaatgAGCGAAGGAGGCTCTGGCGATACCTCTCTCTTCTCAGaatagtgagtgctacaatgccgcctttactacaagggagctagatcgtgctctcagctcatcccgatcctccaccccagggccagatgtGCAAATCCAGatcttgcagcacctctctcttgtggGCAGGCATTTCCTActtaacatgtacaaccgcatctgggcagagggcacatttcctgggcATTGCCATTAAGCCACTGTCACCCTCACACCCAAGCCCAGTAAGgataaaaaccttccttctagcttaCGCCCCATTTCTCCCACCGACAGTATTTGCAATGTGACGTATGAATCACGCCCGGCTCGAGTGTCATTATTTACTAACGACTACACAGTGTGGATTTAGTGTGTGCTGTAGTGCAGTTGACTATCTCGTTAGTTTTTCCACCtgtgtcatgaatggttttttgCGCAAATCCCAGACTTTgggcgtgtttttcgatttggtgaAGGCTaaaacacctgctggagaactcttTACATGTGGCGCTTATATGGCTGCCTGCCCCGTTTCCTACAGGAATTTTGAGAAGGCAGGGTTCttaaggtgcatgtgggttctgccttgtagaACACCTTTATCCAGGgagacggtgtgcctcagggttctctcCTGAGCATCAGCCTATTAGCTATCGCCATTTaccctataatggcatgtctcGATGGTCTGTACTCCTGGAGTACCGACAATggttttcgtttttccactgacaaacccATCGGTATGAATATCTggtggcgcaaatggtttctccttccttctgttcgttgaaactacgaaattcatgATGCTCATGCTCGCTAGGAAACTCTCGGCCCTCTCATGTGTCTTACTTGGCAGCCCGTGTTAcgtggttcctcaatgtcctacgtgtcctcaatggtacctcATGCCGTGCTGATCGAACCTCCGTTTGTACCGATCCATTTTACATCCGAAACTAGactgtgggtgctttgtttatgcatctgcacgtccagcCTCTTACGCCATATGGACACATGCACCATCATGTTATCCATTtgcccactggcgccttttacactacccCAATTGAGAGCctatatgctgaagctgctgaactaccactgtcctaccgccatgactttctcctcaggcgTGCTGTTTGTCTGCTgtgtgtggccacccatcctatgccgccTCGTTCGTGCTTGCTTCGATCGCCAGTACGGGGCACATACCGCTTCTCTGTTGCCTCCTGGAGTCCGTTTTCGGCGCTTGCTTCGGCAGCTTAATTTCAAACTACCTGCAACTTCCCGAGTGGGTGCGAATGCTTCACCAATTTCGCTTTGTGAAGTGGCCCtcgttaaccttggccttcattgacttcgtaaggacactactccagccttactCTATAGCCTTCAGTTTCGTTAGTTTCGCACAGAATTTCGCgatagtacatttgtgtacactgatggctctcagactgactgtaGGGTCAGATGTGCCTTCATTGGCACTCACGTCTTTAGTTGTCGGTTTccgacacactgctcagtatttacagctgagctcttcgccttgtatcaggccacacagcacATCTGGCGTCacagactattaaattgtcgtgctcagactcactcagagcccttcaaagtctctgtgcgttttacaccgcccatcccttagtgcaacgggttcaGGAAAACTGTTACTTGATCACTCCTGTTGGAGCCACTGGGAAGTTTATGCGGATTCCTGGTAATGacggtctgccaggaaacaaggctgctgacgctgctgccaaggctgcagtcctcttatcTCATGCCGCTAGTTTCCATATTCCCTCCAGTGATCACTGTGTTGCTGtccgtcaggaggtggtgtcccttcggCATCGCCATTGGCCCTTCCTTAAGGGAATAAGCTCAAGATTATTAAGCTTCTCCCAGTGGcatggacgacctcctctcggctctcCCGGCTGGAGGAAGTCATTTTAACTCGGTTGCTTCTTCCTGGCTGAGATTCCATTTCTTAACCGTTTATGTTCCCACTTGCCGTCTGATTTATGGACCGTTTTAGCAATTGACGCGTGGGCTGCCGACCGCGATTTACTTTCTGTCCGTGAAgggcatttaatttttagttttggaccaccgtttctgtatggtgtctttagtagctctttctccacgtccctgtttttcactgtcttctattatgtcaattgggaaTGACGTTTAGTCATTTTTAACACCTCTCTGTCTTCGTGCCCAATAGTTTTGCCGTGTGCACATATGACCCCGGTTGTTtctgcgccaaaaaaaaaaaagaaaaaaaactgtccgCATTCTATGTGAACATCTCCTCTGACGAGCAGTTTGTCACTGTGAATGGCCACTGCTAGACTGTGGCTGAGAGGCAGCTGGACCGCCCAGTTTGAGTTGGCTGCCTGACCTGATGTGCTAGGCTTCGACTGTTTCGATGTCTGCGCTGTCACTGTTCGGGCCTCATCTACACCTGCTTCTGTCCCAACGCCTGCTCCCACTCCAGTTCTACGCACGCCTTCTGTCACCCCCCAGTGCACCTGCACAGTTTTTTCACCTTTTGTGCTACTCTCCCCAACCCTTCCCCCCCTACCCCACCCAACCGTCCTGTCACAACAATATATATGCTTCCTCCCACAGGCAGCACTGCAGCATCCTACCCCACCCTTTCCTCATACTGCCCTCCATCCCCATGACACATTTCTTGTGTACAGCCACATCAGCTGAGATAGCTGTTCTCCACGTTTAGGCCTTACTACCCTTCTGTGTGTGTGCATGGTTTttctctttcatcattttatggaggaTTAAGCTCTGTAGCTCAAAAAACCCTGTGTTCCTACAATGTGCTTGGTTGATGCCCAACatctcttccatgtggtgagttgTAATCcatcctatttcatattgttgccCCATCCGAGATTTTATAAGGTGTAAATTACACATTTCGACATTCTCAGCATCCTTGCATCAACACACCCTAACAGAATCTCAAAATATGTATCAAAGTAAATAATATTGTTTGATTGGAGAGTAATTCTGCTTCACCTACACTGTCCACATATTCTCGTAACTGTGGATTGCATGCACTGTTCGACTAGTGCTGCTCGATGAATGTCATCTCACAGCACGATGGTGGAATGTGCTACTGTGACTTCTGCAGGGCTGTGACATCACCTGGAGACATTTTTCAGACAATGGCAGAGCAATTTGCGCTGACTAGGGCCACTGTCAGCTGGGATACAACATTCTGTCGTTACCGCTACTCCACGGAAAACGCCGAGTTGGACACAAGGTCTGACAATTAGGAGGTCTAAAACTGCTTACTTTGCGTGCGAgagttggactctgcactgtcAGCAGCTTATGATACCGTGCCCAGTCACGACGAAACCCGTACAGCATGCTGCAAAACTTGCAACCAGCGTCAAAGGAAGTCTTCCGAAGTGGTCTAATTTGATAAGGCAGACAAGCAACTTTCCCAGCAAATGGAAGGAAGGTGAAGCGGGTACGTGCTGTATCCCCGCTTACAgtcgctcatgtgcagtgaaccggcattTATCACCGCGCCCACGCACTGTGCTcatgggagaggctttgtggcaataaatgactaaagcggtttctggacaggacacatttatttttcctgccgttacaataaatgacaaataatatacttcgctaatgtccgcctatataggcgcgttgcactggcggcacggctcggtcaccgatcccggagggtgcacactccagtgacgagccgtggcgcgaccgcgtggaccgagcgagacaaaaggccgcgtcacagaatgtcctgctcttggcgcgaccggaggcgccgtaacgtccgcgaagaagcgaaagacaatttaacggcgactgcgtttacgaccgcgcgtacgcatttacggcggagtcacgttgactcgacgcacgtggtccgcggcggaagaactggggagacgtgtgtcgcgtcgcgtcgactagctcgcactggtggcagctttgttcccgtgcggtccggtgtgcgacgcaccgttgccgaaattccgcataacggtacagctgcccctacttgtgtcggcagtgccgtagttcagcccttcgtgcgttggacggtgctgccgccacacagaTCCCCCCTTGGAGAGCGGAGCTCCGTAGCTGCGAAAACGCGGCGATCGTTCGGTGGTGCGCGTGTGTTTAAAGTTCGCGCACTGCGAGATGGCAGTGCGGCAGCTTTGGCGGGGGTCGGTCGGCGTCGGAAGGGCGGCGGCCCGTGACGTCAGCGCGCCGGACCGGCGAGCGTGCGGTGGGCGTGTCCTCGCGCTGGCGGCTAGTGACAGCGGCAGCAGGCACTGGCTGCGACTGTCCGTAGCGATGCGCGTGAAGGCGCGCGTTGCAGGTCGTTGGTGGCGACGTCTGGAAGGCGCTTGCGCGAGTGCGGTACCGTCGGAACTCGAACGCGGGTCCGGGAGCTACTACGGACAAGCCGGGCGGTGTGGTGCGCGATGTCCGGAGCTCGACGGAGAAGCGAATGAGGTAAGCTGGCGCGGGTGCCGATCCGGCCTCAACGCCCGACGCGGCGGAGGCAAAAGACGCGAACGCGGGTCCAGGAGCTGTGACGAACGCTCGACTGGAGTTACCGGCCGAAGGCACTTGCAGCTGGAGGTCGGGTCTCTACAGCGGACGGCGGCTCGTGGGCGCCGAATTCTGACGGCGTTCGGCGGCTCGGACGCGTGATTGCCGGTTTGGGTGTAGTGGCGCGCTGGCGACGCAGCACGGCCGTTTGAATCGGACGCGGCGGCCGGCGCGCGTGACGTAGTCCGCTGGCGGCTGTGGTGGGGGCGACCGGTGCGCCTGTGGTGGGCGCGGTCCGGGCGGCCGTACCAGCTGCCTGGGCATGGTGGAGGGAGGCGCACGTGGCAGCGCGATGACAGCAGGCTGCAGCTGTGCGTCACCGGCGGCTCCGGGTGCGGGTTCCGTCTGACCGCTGGCAGAGGGAGTGTCGTCCGTGAACAGATCTTCTGCCGGGTCGAAAAAATGCGTGGCTGATGGAGCGGGCAAGACGTAGGCTGGTTTGACGCGGTCGACTGACACTGTCGACGGCTTTCCGTTGCACTCGAGGACCAGCGTTTTGTCTCCTCGGGCGATCACGCGGTGCGGTCCACTGTAGGGCGGTCGGAGAGGTGGCCGTACTGCGTCGGTACGCAACATGACGTGCGTGCAGCGCTGCAGGTCGGCGTGGACGAATATCTTCCCGGTGCCGTGCCGCGTCGGTGCGTGCGCTCGGAGGCCGGCCATGTGACTGCGCAGACGTTCCgccagagtgggtgccacggcGTCGCGTGGGAGACTTGCATCTTCGACAAAATCGCCCGGGATTGTCAGAGATTGCCCGTAAACGAGGTCAGCAGGTGACGCGCCGATCTCCTCCTTCGGCGTgactcgcaggccgagcagcaccagtgggagcgcctctggccatgaggtgtcgtggcaggttagagcggctttgagagtcctgtggaaccgttcgaccatgccattcgacgccggatggtagctggttgtcctgtgtaaccgggtgccacacagtctggcgacgtgcgtgaacaacgcgcagtcaaactggcggccgcgatcagttgtcacgtgactgggacatccgaagcgtgccacccaggtgtcgacgaatgcggtggcgacggtctcggctgtgacgtccgcgacgggcgttgcttccggccagcgagtgaagcggtccaccattgttaggaggtaccgcttgccttgtgagagaggaagcgggccgacgaggtccacgtgaacgtgcgcaaatcggcgtgtcgcgtccgggaaggtgcccacgggtgcgtgggtgtgcctcccgactttggCGCGCTGACATGCGGTGCAAGTGCGCGCCCATTCGCGGCAGTCCTTCCGAAGCCCGGGCCAGACGAAACGCGCAGCCACGAGCGTCGCAGTGGTGTTGATGCCGGGGTGTGACAGTCCGTGGACACGGTCGAAGGCACTGCGCCGGAATTTCCCCGGGAGGAATGGTCGGTGCGTGCCGGTTGaggtgtcacaccaaatcttccgtgcggagccggggacaggcaccagctccagttgcaggccgctggaagtgtcgtgacggaagcggtgcagttcttcgtcactctcctgtacttgggccacgtcctcaaagttcacagggggtgaaataacggcacacgctcgggacaaacaatcggcgacgatattgtctatccccgaaatgtgtcgaatgtcagtcgtgaattgcgacacgtactctaactgctggagttggcgcggtgaacacttagtgtggttgttctcgaacgcgtgggtaatgggtttgtgatcggtgaaaatgatgaactgtcgggcttctatggacggtcggaagtatttcaccgccgcgtacactgcaagcaactctcggtcataagcgctccaagcacgttgcgaatcggaaagctttttggagaaaaaaccgagaggctgccaACTCCCGCCGACGCGCTGTTGTAACGCCGCGCCGATGGCGGCCTGGCTGGCGTCCACGACTACAGCTAAGTCCGCGTCATGTACCGGGTGCGCGAGCAGCGTCGCTTCCACGAGATTCCTTTTTGAGTCCGTGAAGCTCTGCTCCATTGCGTCTGTCCAATTCACGAGGGTCTTCCCTTTAGAGATAGGACCTTGTAACGCCTTAGTCAGCGGCTCTTGCACCGCTGCGGCGTTGGGCAGGTGTCGACGATAAAAGTTCAACATGCCGAGGTAGCGTCGTAATTCTTTGTGCGTCTGCGGACGCGGCATGTTCTGTATTGCCTTAACTTTCTCCGGTAGCGGTGTCGATCCGGTGGGCgtaattaaatggccgaggaactcAATTTCCGTCACGCCGAACTCGCATTTAGCGGGGTTAATGACGATGTCGGCTTCACTCAGGCGCTGAAAGATGGTCGTTAAGTGGCGGCGGTGGAGTTCGGGCGACTTGGAATACACCAAGATGTCGTCGAGGTAGGCGAAGCAAAATGGCAAGCCTCGCAAGACGCCgtccaggaaccgctgccaagtctgggcagcattccgaagaccgaaagtcataaacaggctttcgaaaagcccaaagggcgttacgatggctgttttttcgatgtcttcgggcgccaccggaatttgggtgtacgcctttgcgcagtcaatcttgctgaacaccgcgcagcccgccaaggcgtagctgaagtcttgaaggtgtgggactgggtatcggtccggcaccgttcgcgaattaagggcgcgatagtccccacacgggcgccacgaattgtcttttttgggcactaaatgcaacgccgatgaccatgggctgctcgatggtcgcacgatgccttgccgcagcatggcctcgaactctgcctttgctgctgcgagtctgtccggcgcgagtcgacgtgggcgacacgatgtggggggtccgggtgtggttattatgtggtgcaccgtcgaatgtttgatgtctctcggtgcaccggctgggcgggtgaggtcggggaatTGTTCCAGAATGTCAGCGTACGGTCCGGGGCACTTCACGGGTTTAACGCTGTAGTATGCAGCCTGCCGGCGCTGTCCCGCTATCTTTAACTTAGTCGTGGCGTCGATGAGCTGGCCGTTTGCGATGTCGGCTAGTAGCccgtagtggccgagaaagtctgCGCCCAGGATCGGCTCATTGACGTCGGCCACGGTAAAAGTCCACGAGAACGTGCGCCGTAGGCCCAGATCTATATTGCGGCTGTGTGTGCCGTAAGTTTTAATCGTGGAGTTGTTCGCCGCTGTAAGGCAGAGTGCCTCGGCCCGCCTGCGGTCTCGTAACATAGAACGGGGGAAGATCGAGAGGTCCGAACCCGTGTCGACGAGGTACCTCACGCCTGCCCCCCGTTCCGCAACAAACAGACGCTTCGATATCATATTGCAGCCGGGTGCGCCTAGGTCCGGTCGCAGctggcgtttgggtgcgagcaaGGAGCGCGGCACCTGGTTGCTTCGTTGCCGAAGCGGGCGTGGTACCAGCAGTAGCCGCTTTGTGCGTGCTGTGACGTCGGCGGGGTACCGTTGAAGCGGCTGTTGCTGCGTTGCCGGTTGCGCGAGCCACGCCGCCTGTCGCCCGGTCTGCTGCCGCTGCGGCGCGTGCTGCCCTCTTGCTGCGAGCGCGCCAACCGGTCGACTTGCGTCGAGAGAGCTGCCACCTGTGCCGTcaagttttgcactagctggtgcaggtcGGCATCCGATGCGGGTGCGGGAGGCGCTGGCCGCCACGGAGGTGGGGGGACGGAGTCGTAAGCTGCCGCAGCCGCGGTGCTAGGCGCCGTTGTCAGCGCGTCGTGCACCCTGTCGGCCAAGTTAGCGACGGCGTCCGCGCGTGTAGTCCGTGCCTGTAGCTCACTCTCTAGCCTCGTGTTGCGTGCGAGCAGTTCTTCGACGGTCTTTCGCAACTCCTCTAGTGTCGCCATCTTAGTTCAGAGTCGAATCCTCGT
This window encodes:
- the LOC124620321 gene encoding uncharacterized protein LOC124620321, coding for MATLEELRKTVEELLARNTRLESELQARTTRADAVANLADRVHDALTTAPSTAAAAAYDSVPPPPWRPAPPAPASDADLHQLVQNLTAQVAALSTQVDRLARSQQEGSTRRSGSRPGDRRRGSRNRQRSNSRFNDASLPRDAVAPTLAERLRSHMAGLRAHAPTRHGTGKIFVHADLQRCTHVMLRTDAVRPPLRPPYSGPHRVIARGDKTLVLECNGKPSTVSVDRVKPAYVLPAPSATHFFDPAEDLFTDDTPSASGQTEPAPGAAGDAQLQPAVIALPRAPPSTMPRQLVRPPGPRPPQAHRSPPPQPPADYVTRAGRRVRFKRPCCVASAPLHPNRQSRVRAAERRQNSAPTSRRPL